One Halanaerobium hydrogeniformans genomic window, ATTAAAAATGCAGAGGTAAAAGCAATTTTTAATAAGTACAGAGATAGATTGTCGATCAGTACAACTGGACCTAAACAAAAGGTAATGAATTTAAGTGGGGGAAATCAACAAAAGATAGTAATTGGAAAATGGTTATGTTTAAATCCAGATTTAATAATTCTTGATGAGCCGACCAGAGGAATAGATGTTGGTTCTAAAGCAGAAATTCATAATTTAATAGCTGAACTGGCAGAAACAGGTATGGCAGTTCTAGTAATATCTTCTGAAATACCAGAGATATTGGCTGTAAGTCATCGTATTATAACTATGCACCAGGGTGATCAAACAGATGTGTTTACTGATGAAGAGGTTACAGAAGAAAAGCTAATTAAATCCATAACAAGTCATGCCAAAACAGAAGAGATGTGCAAAGTATAAGTCAGATTAAAATATTTTAAAGAGGAGAGCTATAATGAAAAAAACTTTTAAAAGTGATAAAGAAAAAATTAAAGTTGCTGTTTTGGGGATGGGGAGACAGGGCCAGATTCATTCCAAAAATATAGCTTATAAAATTCCAGAAGCTGAGTTAGTCTGTGTCTCTGATATCTCCATAGAAAGAGCAGAAAAAGTTGGGATTGAAGGTGTAGAACTTTATGATGATTATAAAGAAATACTTGAACGCGATGATGTTGAAGCTGTAGTAATAGCAACCTCTACTGATACACACGAACAGATAATTAAAGAAACAGCTAGAGCAGGGAAAGATATTTTTTGTGAAAAACCTATTGCATTATCTCTTGAAGCTATAGATGAAGTTTTAGATATTGTAGATGAAAATGGAGTAAAATTCATGGTAGGTTTTAACAGACGTTTTGATCCAACATTTATGAGAGTTAAAGAACACCTAAGTAATGGTAATATTGGAGAACCACATATTGTAAATATTACCAGTAGGGATCCTAAGCCACCTCATTTGGAATATTTAAAAGTATGTGGAGGAATATTTTTTGATACCTCTGTTCATGACTTTGATATGGCTCGTTTTCTATCTGAAGAAGAGATTACAGAAGTTTATGCCACAGGTAGTGTTTTAGTTGATGAAAGAATCGGTGAACTTGGTGATTTAGATACAACTATGATCACCCTAAAATTTGCCAATGGAGCTGTTGGCTCTATCAATAATTCCAGAAAAACTGGTTACAGCTATGATCAAAGAGTAGAGTTATTTGGATCAAATGGTTGTGCAATCGGAAATAATGAGAGACCAAATAGAGTGGAATTAACAGATCCTGAAGGGACCCATAAAGATGTTCCACTTTATTTTAATATAGAGAGATATCCAGAAGCTTTTTTTGGAGAAGTAAATGCATTTATCCAGGCAGTATACAATGACGAAGAACCTCCTGTAACAGGTAAAGATGGAAGAACAGCGGTAGTTTTATCAATTGCTGCCCAAAAATCTTATGAAGAAAATAGACCTGTTAAAGTTTCAGAAATTGGATAATAAAATTAATAAAAGGCAGGTGATGGTGGATGGATAACAAAATTGGTATTTGCCATTGGTCTTTGCCAATGGAAGGACCATTGGGCTGCAGATTAGCAGCAATAATAGGTTTAGACGGAATACAGTTAGATATCGGACACAGTTCTCGAGGTTTTATGCTTTCCCGTGATTTTGTTCAGGATGCTTATCTGGCTTTAGGTGCAAAATATGGTATTTCATTTCCTTCAATAACAATTAGAGAATTGGATGAAGTTGCAATGACAGATCCAGAAGGAACAGAATCCAGGGAATTGATGAATGAAGCCTTAATTAAAACTATTGATGCAGCAGAAGCGATGAACATACCAATAGTAATGGTGCCAAGTTTTGTAGAAAGTGAAATTACCAATGAAGAAGAATTTCAAGAAGCTGTCAGTTATCTTCAGTATGGTTGTGATTATGCTCAGGGAAAAAGAATAACAATAGCAACTGAAAACACACTTTCTGTTGCAGAGATAAAAAGATTAATCAAAGAAGTTGATAGAGATAATATTAAATTATATTTCGATTCCCAGAATCATTTTTTGCATAAAGACTATAATATTGCAGAAATTCTAGAAGAATTAATTGATTATGTTTGTCAGGTACATCTTAAAGATGGTAAGGATAAAGATTTAAGTGGTGCCTTATTGGGTGAAGGTGATACAGGCTTTTATGAAACGATGGAAGTTCTTAAAAAACATAACTATTCAGGTTGGTTAGTTTTTGAAAATTATTATGACCGTAAACCTCTCAGTCTTGAAAATGATAATCCTGTAGAACTTATTAAAAAAGATCTACAGACAGTAAAAGAGGTTTAAAATAAATTTCCAAATAAATCATTAAAAAATCAAAAGGAGTGACTAAAATGAGTGAATTTACAAGTGTTGAAGGTAAAGTTGCAATTGTTAATGGTTGTGCACAGGGTATTGGTGCTGGAGCAGCAAGAAAACTGGCAGAAGAAGGTTGTATTGTTGTAATGGGTGATATTAAACCTAAGGTAAAAGATACATTTGAAGAAATTAAAAAAGATAACCCAGGTTTAAAAGGATTTGCTAAAGTCGTCGATGTATCTAAAGAAGAAGAAGTAAAAGCGATCGTAGAAGAAACAATTGAAAAATATGGAAAACTAGATATCATGTTTAATAATGCTGGAATTCATATCGAAACAGGTAATGTCTGGGAAACTCCGGAAGAAACAATTGATAAAATTTTAGCAGTTAATTTTAAAGGTATGTTCTTTGGTTGTAAACATGCTGCAAAACAGATGAAAAAACAGGAAAGTGGTACTATTGTTAATACAGGCTCTTTCTTCGGTAAAGTAGGACATGCTGAATCAGCTACTTATGGTGCTTCAAAAGGTGCAGTTCATACAATGACCCAGTCACTTTCATTAGAAATGGCTCCATACAATGTTAATGTTAATGCTTTATGTCCTGGTTTAGCAGCTTCAGAAATGCACTGGGCATTTGTTGAAGCAGATGCAGAAAAAAGAGGTATCACTTTTGAAGAAATGAAAGAGGTAGAATTAGAAGAAATTCCTTTAAGTAGATATGGTTATGGTAAAGATATGGCTGGAGCAATTGTTTGGTTAGCCAGTGAAGCAGGATCTTATGTAACTGGACAATTAATTAATGTTAATGGTGGCTTAGACTTTTCATAAAAAGAAAGAATAATTTAAACTATTTGAACTATAGGAGGAAAATAAATGACATATGGAACAATGGCAGTAGATCATGAAATGAGAGTTGACTATGCTAAATTAAGAAAAGATAGACTTCGCAAAGCAAGAGAACAGATGGAAAAAGATGGAGTAGGAGCAATGCTCGTCTATGATCCAGATAATATAAGATATATCACCAGTACTAAAGTAGGTGAGTGGTCAAGAGATAAGCTTGGTAGATATGCACTTTTACCAAAAGGACATGAACCAATTTTATTTGAAATCGGTAGTGCAGTTCCTACTAAAAAACTGATGACTCCCTGGTTAAAAAATGAAAATATCAGACCAGCAAGAACCGATATGAGAGGTACAATTCCCGGTGGTGGAGCTGAAGCCGGTATCAAAGAAATCTATGAAATCCTCAAAGACCTTGGACTTGAAAAAGAACCGGTTGGAGTAGATGTGCTTACCGTACCGATGATGCAGGCATTTATGAAGTTTAATATGAACATTG contains:
- a CDS encoding SDR family NAD(P)-dependent oxidoreductase is translated as MSEFTSVEGKVAIVNGCAQGIGAGAARKLAEEGCIVVMGDIKPKVKDTFEEIKKDNPGLKGFAKVVDVSKEEEVKAIVEETIEKYGKLDIMFNNAGIHIETGNVWETPEETIDKILAVNFKGMFFGCKHAAKQMKKQESGTIVNTGSFFGKVGHAESATYGASKGAVHTMTQSLSLEMAPYNVNVNALCPGLAASEMHWAFVEADAEKRGITFEEMKEVELEEIPLSRYGYGKDMAGAIVWLASEAGSYVTGQLINVNGGLDFS
- the iolG gene encoding inositol 2-dehydrogenase — translated: MKKTFKSDKEKIKVAVLGMGRQGQIHSKNIAYKIPEAELVCVSDISIERAEKVGIEGVELYDDYKEILERDDVEAVVIATSTDTHEQIIKETARAGKDIFCEKPIALSLEAIDEVLDIVDENGVKFMVGFNRRFDPTFMRVKEHLSNGNIGEPHIVNITSRDPKPPHLEYLKVCGGIFFDTSVHDFDMARFLSEEEITEVYATGSVLVDERIGELGDLDTTMITLKFANGAVGSINNSRKTGYSYDQRVELFGSNGCAIGNNERPNRVELTDPEGTHKDVPLYFNIERYPEAFFGEVNAFIQAVYNDEEPPVTGKDGRTAVVLSIAAQKSYEENRPVKVSEIG
- a CDS encoding sugar phosphate isomerase/epimerase family protein — its product is MDNKIGICHWSLPMEGPLGCRLAAIIGLDGIQLDIGHSSRGFMLSRDFVQDAYLALGAKYGISFPSITIRELDEVAMTDPEGTESRELMNEALIKTIDAAEAMNIPIVMVPSFVESEITNEEEFQEAVSYLQYGCDYAQGKRITIATENTLSVAEIKRLIKEVDRDNIKLYFDSQNHFLHKDYNIAEILEELIDYVCQVHLKDGKDKDLSGALLGEGDTGFYETMEVLKKHNYSGWLVFENYYDRKPLSLENDNPVELIKKDLQTVKEV